One window of Campylobacter sp. RM12651 genomic DNA carries:
- a CDS encoding aspartate/glutamate racemase family protein gives MLNKIAIFDSGVGGLGTLKLLVKSRVAKEIIYYADNKNVPFGTKSKEEILKIGQNAIDYLTSLNVDLIILACNTVSSILSELNVAIKVLPISDYGILGLSQIANNQNSLVVATKATLSSGLYQNACKKYNIKADFISPISFVPIVESMDYSKASEDFANYFNKNNYDYILYACTHYPFLEQEFKTYFPKATLIDPAKILAQTMQDEFFNKDFKSEIIIDFRASKDTKILKDFYERIKNV, from the coding sequence ATGCTAAATAAAATAGCAATTTTTGATAGTGGTGTAGGTGGGCTTGGAACTTTAAAATTATTAGTAAAAAGCCGTGTAGCAAAAGAAATAATTTATTATGCTGATAATAAAAATGTCCCATTTGGAACTAAAAGCAAAGAAGAAATTTTAAAAATCGGTCAAAATGCAATTGATTATTTAACAAGTTTAAATGTAGATTTGATTATTTTAGCCTGTAACACAGTTAGCTCAATTTTAAGCGAGCTGAATGTAGCTATTAAAGTTCTTCCTATAAGTGATTATGGTATTTTAGGGCTTAGTCAAATTGCTAATAATCAAAATTCTTTAGTAGTAGCTACAAAAGCAACTCTTAGCTCAGGGCTTTATCAAAACGCTTGTAAAAAATATAATATAAAAGCTGACTTTATAAGTCCTATTTCTTTTGTTCCTATTGTTGAGAGTATGGATTATTCTAAAGCGAGTGAAGATTTTGCAAATTATTTTAATAAAAATAATTATGATTATATTCTTTATGCTTGTACTCATTATCCATTTTTAGAGCAAGAATTTAAAACTTATTTTCCTAAAGCCACATTGATTGACCCAGCAAAAATTTTAGCACAAACTATGCAAGATGAATTTTTTAATAAAGATTTTAAATCAGAAATTATAATTGATTTTAGAGCTAGTAAAGATACTAAGATATTAAAAGATTTTTATGAAAGGATTAAAAATGTATGA
- a CDS encoding MBL fold metallo-hydrolase encodes MYEILVRPCGDYATNCYIVKHELGDIVIDPGKGALSFIKENSSKVLAILNTHGHHDHIWDNKLVAQEFNAPLYTPKDDIFMLKNPFYGFLPSDDIAIAVEDKEELVFNGLKFTFHHFAGHTPGCSMIEFDDVYFSGDFLFERSIGRWDFEFSNADDMVNSLEKAKNLKDDFYLLPGHGNQTKVSLEKPHFDSWIRYIKQC; translated from the coding sequence ATGTATGAGATTTTAGTAAGACCTTGTGGAGATTACGCTACAAATTGTTATATTGTAAAGCACGAATTAGGAGATATTGTAATAGACCCAGGCAAAGGTGCTTTAAGTTTTATTAAAGAAAACTCAAGCAAAGTTCTAGCAATTTTAAACACTCACGGACACCACGACCACATATGGGACAATAAATTAGTAGCACAAGAATTTAACGCTCCTTTATACACCCCAAAAGATGATATATTTATGTTAAAAAATCCTTTTTATGGTTTTTTGCCAAGCGATGATATAGCAATAGCTGTTGAAGACAAAGAAGAATTAGTGTTTAATGGTTTAAAATTTACTTTTCATCATTTTGCAGGTCATACTCCAGGTTGTTCTATGATTGAATTTGATGATGTTTATTTTAGTGGGGATTTTTTATTTGAAAGAAGTATAGGCAGATGGGATTTTGAGTTCTCAAATGCTGATGATATGGTAAATAGTCTTGAAAAAGCAAAGAATTTAAAAGATGATTTTTATTTACTACCAGGTCATGGAAATCAAACAAAAGTTAGTTTAGAAAAACCACATTTTGATTCTTGGATAAGATACATTAAGCAATGTTAA
- the map gene encoding type I methionyl aminopeptidase: MIEIKKPAEIEKLRVANKMVAKTLDYLETLIKPGISLKELDKAAEDYILSLGAKPAFKGLYGFPGAICVSLNETCIHGIPDDRVLKEGDIVSCDVGTFIDGYYGDAARTYGVGKISKKDEELIACSKDCLLNAISNIKDGMRFKELSKILEDFIRSRGFVPLEGFCGHGIGRKPHAEPEIPNYLHPNDSIKNGPKIKNGMVFCIEPMICQKDGRPKNLKGMWETASADGLNTAHYEHCVAIVNGRAEILSINE, encoded by the coding sequence ATGATAGAAATTAAAAAACCAGCAGAAATAGAAAAATTAAGAGTAGCTAATAAAATGGTTGCAAAAACGCTAGATTATCTTGAAACTTTAATAAAACCAGGAATTTCTTTAAAAGAATTAGATAAAGCTGCAGAAGATTATATTTTAAGTCTTGGTGCAAAACCAGCTTTTAAAGGGCTTTATGGTTTTCCAGGTGCAATTTGTGTTAGTCTTAATGAAACTTGCATTCATGGAATTCCTGATGATAGAGTTTTAAAAGAAGGCGATATTGTGAGTTGCGATGTTGGAACTTTCATAGATGGATATTATGGAGACGCTGCTAGGACTTATGGTGTTGGCAAAATCTCTAAAAAAGATGAAGAATTAATTGCTTGTAGCAAGGATTGTTTGCTAAATGCAATAAGTAATATTAAAGATGGTATGAGATTTAAAGAGCTTAGCAAGATTTTAGAAGACTTTATTCGCTCTCGTGGTTTTGTTCCACTAGAAGGATTTTGCGGACACGGCATTGGTAGAAAACCACACGCAGAGCCTGAAATACCAAACTATCTACACCCAAATGATAGTATTAAAAATGGTCCAAAGATTAAAAATGGAATGGTATTTTGTATAGAGCCTATGATTTGTCAAAAAGATGGAAGACCTAAAAATCTAAAAGGTATGTGGGAAACTGCTTCAGCAGATGGATTAAACACTGCTCATTATGAACACTGCGTAGCTATTGTAAATGGAAGAGCCGAGATTTTATCAATTAATGAGTAA
- the glmS gene encoding glutamine--fructose-6-phosphate transaminase (isomerizing), whose translation MCGIIGYLGQLEKKEIILKGLKELEYRGYDSAGMAVLENNELSFFKKAGKLENLVNFMKNLNFNDEGVAIGHTRWATHGKPDDTNSHPHYGEYSCIIHNGIIENYKEIKEELKTTHFNSQTDTEVVVHLFEKYANTLSPEKAFSEVIKKIDGAYAILLITKKAPNTIFFAKKNAPLIIGKGSNNSEFYMASCDAPLVGICKQVAYLNDGDFGFLDKNGIHLLNGVVEFKELNCDKESALKDGFDTFMEKEIYEQSQIVQNILIGRIINDKVCFDELKNLNQDFSKIIICACGTSYHAALAASYIFERSANIECRVEIASEFRYKNGFLDKNALFVCISQSGETADTLEALKIAKNAGLKTLALCNVDNSSIAREADYCILIRAGIEKSVASTKAFCAQMLNLWLLALYLNKNPNLDIKKELLAIKDLSNVLKVNKNTHDKLKRLSKRYLHGHGFFFIGRDLFYPLALEAALKLKEISYMHAEGYAAGEMKHGPIALADSELFTIAFMPKNILYDKTRSNVLELSARDANILAISPIEFSEADDFIKTSEQEHYLSEFFEMMVIMQLFALEITNRVGANVDMPRNLAKSVTVE comes from the coding sequence ATGTGCGGAATTATTGGATATTTAGGACAATTAGAAAAAAAAGAAATTATATTAAAAGGATTAAAAGAGCTTGAATATCGTGGATATGATAGTGCAGGTATGGCTGTGTTAGAAAATAATGAATTAAGCTTTTTTAAAAAGGCAGGAAAATTAGAAAATCTTGTTAATTTTATGAAAAATTTAAACTTTAATGATGAAGGTGTAGCTATAGGTCATACTCGTTGGGCAACACACGGAAAACCTGATGATACAAATTCTCATCCACATTACGGCGAATATTCTTGCATAATACACAATGGAATTATAGAAAATTATAAAGAAATAAAAGAAGAACTAAAAACCACACATTTTAATTCGCAAACAGATACAGAAGTTGTTGTTCATTTGTTTGAAAAATATGCAAATACTTTAAGCCCTGAAAAAGCTTTTAGTGAAGTTATTAAAAAAATTGATGGAGCTTATGCAATATTATTAATCACAAAAAAAGCTCCGAATACTATATTTTTTGCTAAGAAAAACGCACCACTAATAATAGGAAAAGGCTCAAATAATAGTGAGTTTTATATGGCATCTTGTGATGCTCCGTTGGTTGGAATTTGCAAACAAGTTGCTTATTTAAACGATGGAGATTTTGGCTTTTTAGATAAAAATGGAATTCATTTATTAAATGGCGTTGTTGAGTTTAAAGAATTAAATTGCGATAAAGAAAGTGCTTTAAAAGATGGATTTGATACTTTTATGGAAAAAGAAATCTACGAGCAAAGCCAAATCGTTCAAAATATATTAATAGGAAGAATTATTAATGATAAAGTATGTTTTGATGAATTAAAGAATTTAAATCAAGACTTTAGTAAAATCATAATTTGTGCTTGTGGCACTAGCTATCATGCAGCATTGGCAGCTAGCTATATTTTTGAAAGAAGTGCTAATATTGAATGCCGTGTAGAAATAGCAAGTGAGTTTAGATATAAAAATGGCTTTTTAGATAAAAATGCTTTATTCGTTTGTATATCTCAAAGCGGCGAGACAGCTGATACTCTTGAAGCTTTAAAAATAGCAAAAAATGCTGGGCTTAAAACTTTAGCATTATGCAATGTTGATAATTCAAGCATAGCAAGAGAAGCTGATTATTGTATTTTAATTCGTGCAGGGATTGAAAAAAGTGTAGCAAGCACTAAAGCATTTTGCGCTCAAATGCTAAATCTATGGCTACTAGCATTGTATTTAAATAAAAATCCTAATTTAGATATTAAAAAAGAATTACTTGCTATTAAGGATTTATCTAATGTATTAAAAGTAAATAAAAATACTCACGATAAACTAAAACGCTTAAGCAAGCGATACTTACACGGACACGGATTTTTCTTTATAGGTAGAGATTTATTTTATCCACTTGCACTTGAAGCAGCATTAAAATTAAAAGAAATAAGCTATATGCACGCAGAAGGCTATGCAGCAGGAGAGATGAAACATGGTCCTATCGCACTTGCTGATAGCGAATTATTTACAATTGCATTTATGCCGAAAAATATTTTATATGATAAAACTCGCTCAAATGTATTAGAATTAAGCGCAAGAGATGCAAATATTTTAGCAATTTCTCCTATTGAGTTTAGCGAAGCTGATGATTTTATAAAAACAAGCGAACAAGAACATTATCTAAGCGAATTTTTTGAAATGATGGTAATTATGCAATTATTTGCACTAGAAATCACAAATCGTGTTGGTGCAAATGTAGATATGCCAAGAAATCTAGCAAAAAGCGTAACGGTTGAATAA
- the mqnE gene encoding aminofutalosine synthase MqnE, protein MDILEALDEGKRLSEEDCYKLYDLDLQVLGFYANKKRLKLHGKKVYFNCNRHINPTNMCVDTCAFCAFSAHRHNPNPYHLTHEEILKIVDDTVTRGTKEIHIVSAHNKKGGWEWYFEIFRKIKDKYPHLHIKAMTAAEINFIAKSFFDGDYSAVIDKMLEYGVDSMPGGGAEIFDEKVRNELCASKVSSDNWLKIHGLWHQKGKQSNATMLFGHIESRENRIDHMLRLRKQQDISKGFNAFIPLVWQKDNSFLKDLKPLGSIEILKTIAIARLVLDNISHIKAYWATLGLNLAMVAQEYGANDLDGTIEKENIQSAGGAKSANGITLQDFIDNIKTSNLIPIERDSLYNEIKEY, encoded by the coding sequence ATGGATATTTTAGAAGCGTTAGACGAAGGTAAAAGATTAAGCGAAGAAGATTGTTATAAGTTATACGATTTAGATTTGCAAGTCTTAGGATTTTACGCTAATAAAAAGAGATTAAAACTTCACGGAAAAAAAGTTTATTTTAATTGTAATCGTCACATAAATCCTACAAATATGTGCGTTGATACTTGTGCTTTTTGTGCATTTTCAGCTCATAGGCACAATCCAAATCCATATCATCTAACACACGAAGAAATCTTAAAAATAGTTGATGATACCGTTACTCGTGGGACAAAAGAAATACACATTGTTTCAGCTCACAATAAAAAAGGTGGTTGGGAATGGTATTTTGAGATTTTTAGAAAAATTAAAGATAAATACCCACATTTACATATTAAAGCAATGACAGCTGCTGAAATTAATTTTATTGCAAAGAGTTTTTTTGATGGAGATTATTCTGCAGTAATTGACAAAATGCTTGAATATGGAGTTGATTCTATGCCGGGTGGCGGTGCTGAAATTTTTGATGAAAAAGTTAGAAATGAGCTTTGTGCTAGCAAAGTTAGTTCTGATAATTGGCTTAAGATTCATGGGCTATGGCATCAAAAAGGAAAACAAAGTAATGCAACTATGCTTTTTGGACACATTGAAAGTCGTGAGAACAGAATTGACCATATGCTAAGACTAAGAAAACAACAAGATATTAGCAAAGGTTTTAATGCTTTTATTCCGTTAGTATGGCAAAAAGACAATTCGTTTTTAAAGGATTTAAAACCGCTTGGAAGTATAGAAATTCTAAAAACTATTGCAATAGCAAGGCTTGTTTTAGACAATATTTCTCATATTAAAGCTTATTGGGCGACTTTAGGATTAAACCTTGCAATGGTGGCTCAAGAATACGGAGCAAATGACCTTGATGGAACAATAGAAAAAGAAAATATCCAAAGTGCAGGTGGTGCAAAAAGTGCGAATGGCATTACGCTACAAGACTTCATAGACAATATCAAAACATCAAATTTAATTCCAATAGAAAGAGATAGTTTATATAATGAGATTAAGGAATATTGA
- a CDS encoding NCS2 family permease: MDFFKLKENNTSVKNEFNGALATFLSMLYIIPTNAFIVSNTGLSVEALMLATALVTIIATAFTGLFANSPIAMSTGMGLNVFFTFSMCKGQGIPVETALGAVFISGFIFLVLSFTNFRIFILKSIPEDFRRAISAGIGCFLAFMGMNQAHIVTADPVTLLKIGNFADPNVLFCLFVLFLIVCFWAWKIKAGFILAVLIGSIIAWTFGIGGAKLPSEFVAIPNFSEKDGLMSIFAKLDIMSALSLSVLPAVMTLFVTQLFDSIGTITGAGIRGGIFKNKTKSDGTLDDSGDKKLGKTMIADAAGTCIGAVIGTSTATAFVESSAGIESGARTGLSNIFLAGMFCLCIFFLPFFQAIPVNAIYPILIMVGILMFMEVSNIDFKDPANSVATFFTVIMMPFTYSITTGIAFGFISYVLVRLLRKEFNKLSSGIIVISIICMAVFLLQFMKFN; this comes from the coding sequence ATGGACTTTTTTAAGTTAAAAGAAAACAATACAAGTGTTAAAAATGAGTTTAATGGTGCTTTAGCAACATTTTTATCAATGCTTTATATTATTCCAACTAATGCTTTTATAGTAAGCAATACAGGGCTTAGTGTAGAAGCTTTAATGCTAGCAACTGCTTTAGTAACTATAATAGCAACTGCATTTACAGGACTTTTTGCAAATTCTCCAATAGCAATGAGTACAGGTATGGGGCTTAATGTATTTTTTACATTTTCAATGTGCAAAGGTCAAGGAATTCCTGTTGAAACTGCTTTAGGTGCTGTTTTTATAAGTGGTTTTATATTTTTAGTTCTTTCTTTTACAAATTTTCGTATTTTTATTTTAAAAAGCATTCCTGAAGATTTTCGCCGTGCTATAAGTGCTGGTATTGGGTGCTTTCTAGCATTTATGGGGATGAATCAGGCTCATATTGTTACGGCTGATCCTGTAACTCTTTTAAAAATAGGTAATTTTGCAGACCCGAATGTGTTATTTTGTTTATTTGTATTATTTTTAATTGTTTGCTTTTGGGCTTGGAAGATTAAAGCAGGCTTTATTTTAGCGGTTTTAATAGGTAGTATTATCGCTTGGACTTTTGGAATAGGTGGAGCAAAATTACCAAGTGAATTTGTGGCAATTCCAAATTTTAGTGAAAAAGATGGGCTTATGAGTATTTTTGCAAAACTTGATATTATGAGTGCTTTAAGTTTATCGGTATTACCTGCAGTAATGACACTTTTTGTAACTCAATTATTTGATAGTATAGGCACGATTACTGGTGCTGGAATTAGGGGCGGAATATTTAAAAATAAAACAAAATCAGACGGAACTCTTGATGATAGTGGAGATAAAAAATTAGGTAAAACTATGATAGCAGACGCAGCAGGAACTTGTATCGGAGCAGTTATTGGCACATCAACTGCAACTGCATTTGTAGAAAGTAGTGCTGGTATAGAAAGTGGTGCTAGAACAGGACTTAGCAATATATTTTTAGCGGGAATGTTTTGTCTTTGCATATTCTTTTTACCATTTTTCCAAGCAATTCCTGTTAATGCTATTTATCCTATCTTGATAATGGTTGGAATTTTAATGTTTATGGAAGTTAGCAATATTGATTTTAAAGACCCTGCAAATAGTGTTGCTACATTTTTTACGGTAATTATGATGCCATTTACTTACTCAATTACTACAGGTATTGCTTTTGGATTTATTTCTTATGTATTAGTTAGATTATTAAGAAAAGAATTTAATAAGCTAAGTAGTGGTATAATCGTTATCTCTATTATTTGTATGGCAGTGTTCTTGCTACAATTTATGAAATTTAATTAA
- a CDS encoding phosphoribosyltransferase family protein, with translation MYKYTYDEFKNDFEPFAKRIQDEFNPDAFVGVARGGLTLTHALSTALKSRNAFVLNSIHYDGQKKLDTIEITNIPDLSKAKKVLIIDDIVDSGESLDAIRKKILEIYPHLEVKLAVIFYKPSAIIKPEFCVKEAKEWISFFWDFEV, from the coding sequence ATGTATAAATATACTTACGATGAATTTAAAAATGACTTTGAGCCGTTTGCAAAACGCATTCAAGATGAGTTCAACCCAGACGCTTTTGTAGGTGTTGCTCGTGGTGGTCTTACACTTACTCACGCATTATCAACTGCGCTTAAAAGCAGAAATGCTTTTGTATTAAATAGTATTCATTATGACGGGCAAAAAAAATTAGATACTATTGAAATTACTAATATTCCTGATTTAAGTAAAGCTAAAAAAGTTTTAATCATTGATGATATCGTAGATAGTGGTGAAAGTCTTGATGCAATTCGTAAAAAAATCTTAGAAATTTACCCACATTTAGAAGTTAAACTTGCTGTTATTTTTTATAAGCCAAGTGCTATTATAAAACCTGAATTTTGTGTAAAAGAAGCTAAAGAATGGATTAGTTTCTTTTGGGATTTTGAAGTATGA
- a CDS encoding HIT family protein, translated as MIYENSFCYIKRHESSIPWLEIHAKDEYKELSNDEETSLKIFKIAMLIEKEMINFYKPTKINHASFANYLPKAHWHIMARFSDDGFYPECMWGKQLGDLKDYRASFDEFCDILVAKLKNFK; from the coding sequence ATGATTTATGAAAATAGTTTTTGCTATATTAAACGCCACGAGAGTTCTATCCCGTGGCTAGAAATCCATGCAAAAGACGAATACAAAGAACTTAGTAATGATGAAGAAACAAGCCTAAAAATTTTTAAAATTGCTATGCTTATAGAAAAAGAAATGATTAATTTTTATAAGCCAACTAAGATTAATCACGCTTCATTTGCTAACTACTTGCCTAAAGCCCATTGGCATATAATGGCTAGATTTAGTGATGATGGATTTTATCCTGAATGTATGTGGGGTAAGCAATTAGGGGATTTAAAAGATTATAGAGCTAGTTTTGATGAATTTTGTGATATTTTAGTAGCTAAGTTAAAGAATTTTAAATAA
- a CDS encoding DNA alkylation repair protein: MKIKEYLQKHIDKIYKSYCKKSVFTNYKIIGVRNNKLKRYAKTIIKKYDLNDYLLNTNFKSFDEMQLYIHVLNELDDYDLVVKNLKIILKIIDNWCSCDTIRPKCFDNNLDKVEQIICEWIESSAIYEKRFGILCFIRYFSSDTTKLEKIFSIKSQEYYVNMARAWYFTELLSNNFDETFNFLKIKKLDNETLSMMFQKISYSAKISAENKILLKDLRK; the protein is encoded by the coding sequence ATGAAAATTAAAGAATATTTACAAAAACATATAGATAAAATATATAAAAGTTATTGCAAAAAATCAGTATTTACTAACTATAAAATAATAGGAGTTAGAAACAATAAACTTAAAAGGTATGCAAAAACTATAATTAAAAAGTATGATTTAAATGATTATTTATTAAATACTAATTTTAAAAGTTTTGATGAAATGCAACTTTACATACACGTATTAAATGAGTTAGATGATTATGATTTAGTGGTTAAGAATTTAAAAATAATATTAAAAATCATAGATAATTGGTGTAGTTGCGATACTATAAGACCTAAGTGTTTTGATAATAATCTTGATAAGGTAGAACAAATCATATGCGAATGGATTGAATCTAGCGCAATATATGAAAAAAGATTTGGAATTTTATGTTTTATAAGATATTTTAGCAGTGATACCACAAAATTAGAAAAAATATTTAGTATAAAAAGTCAAGAATATTATGTAAATATGGCAAGAGCTTGGTATTTTACCGAACTTTTAAGTAATAATTTTGATGAAACTTTTAATTTTTTAAAAATTAAAAAATTAGATAATGAAACTTTATCAATGATGTTTCAAAAGATAAGTTATAGTGCAAAAATATCAGCAGAGAATAAGATTTTATTAAAAGATTTAAGAAAGTAA
- a CDS encoding major outer membrane protein produces the protein MKLVKLSLAAVVAAGSFSFANAVALDEAIQNVDLSGMLRYRYDTNSEKIKNNSVTTKIDRSKDNGHNYKAQLKFGADIADNFKATALFQYSNTDGSFGNSAYLNDKKTFNVRDAYLTYTNYDTSFIFGRMEIGSIWTDDLLGTGLKIVNNSIENVTLAAYAFDNYNNDGDLSSVLFVKDEEGNKYATSKNLYGIAAIANFDPVAAQLWVSNMASWGTFYAVDFNVALGDKDDFAYNIHAQYAGNSLKKDRKGEVAANGNFYAAEAGFDAFGLDFNVGYAGYGKKDKLTLNTVEDEGQLINYGEIVMKDYQGGFGKKDFVFGTIGYTFEDVRFGVDIISGTNKIVNNKEKLFEVKPQLSYKYSDKLNFSAFYAYAETKDATEVSITKDNKLSLDKSDKKKESLIRFQAKYTF, from the coding sequence ATGAAATTAGTTAAATTAAGTTTAGCAGCAGTTGTTGCTGCAGGTTCGTTCTCATTCGCGAACGCAGTTGCTTTAGATGAAGCTATTCAAAATGTAGACCTATCAGGAATGTTAAGATATAGATACGATACAAATTCTGAAAAAATAAAAAACAATTCAGTTACTACAAAAATAGATAGATCTAAAGATAATGGTCACAACTATAAAGCTCAATTAAAATTTGGTGCTGATATAGCTGATAATTTTAAAGCTACAGCATTATTCCAATATTCAAACACTGATGGTTCTTTTGGTAATTCAGCATATTTAAATGATAAAAAAACTTTTAATGTAAGAGATGCTTATTTAACTTATACAAATTACGATACTTCATTCATATTCGGTAGAATGGAAATCGGTTCAATTTGGACTGATGATTTACTAGGAACAGGATTAAAAATAGTAAATAACAGCATTGAAAATGTAACTTTAGCAGCTTATGCATTTGATAACTATAACAATGATGGAGATTTAAGTAGTGTTTTATTTGTTAAAGATGAAGAAGGTAATAAATACGCTACAAGTAAGAACCTTTATGGTATAGCAGCAATTGCTAATTTTGACCCAGTAGCAGCTCAATTATGGGTTTCAAATATGGCTAGCTGGGGCACATTCTATGCAGTAGATTTCAATGTTGCTCTAGGCGATAAAGATGATTTCGCATACAATATTCACGCTCAATACGCAGGCAATAGCCTTAAAAAAGATAGAAAAGGTGAAGTAGCAGCTAATGGTAACTTCTATGCAGCAGAAGCTGGCTTTGATGCATTCGGCTTAGACTTCAATGTAGGTTATGCTGGTTATGGTAAAAAAGATAAATTAACTCTTAATACTGTAGAAGATGAAGGTCAATTAATCAACTACGGCGAAATCGTAATGAAAGACTACCAAGGTGGTTTTGGTAAAAAAGATTTCGTATTCGGAACAATTGGCTATACATTTGAAGATGTAAGATTTGGTGTTGATATTATTAGCGGAACAAATAAAATTGTTAACAATAAAGAAAAATTATTTGAAGTTAAGCCACAACTATCTTACAAATACAGCGACAAACTAAACTTCTCAGCATTCTATGCTTACGCAGAAACTAAAGATGCTACTGAAGTAAGTATTACTAAAGATAACAAATTAAGTCTTGATAAGTCTGATAAGAAAAAAGAAAGTTTAATCAGATTCCAAGCTAAATATACATTTTAA
- a CDS encoding c-type cytochrome — translation MKKILLFLCIINSINAVTTDDLLNYTFSDNLDINLGKELFINIHKCNSCHGDLGDKSSTTFKSLNTHSASTLKSMLKSYKNDKDFGGKTRFVMQRYANKLSNKDIDNIIAYIKGKDNLELPNSKNIEPAKKTKDNLYLE, via the coding sequence ATGAAAAAAATTTTATTATTTTTATGTATTATAAATTCTATAAATGCAGTGACTACAGATGATTTATTAAATTATACTTTTAGTGATAATTTAGATATTAATTTAGGTAAAGAACTTTTTATAAATATTCATAAATGCAATTCTTGTCATGGAGATTTAGGAGATAAATCAAGCACTACATTTAAATCCTTAAACACTCATTCAGCATCTACTTTAAAATCAATGTTAAAATCTTACAAAAACGATAAAGATTTTGGAGGCAAAACAAGATTTGTTATGCAAAGATATGCAAATAAATTGTCAAATAAGGATATTGATAATATTATAGCTTATATAAAAGGTAAAGATAATTTAGAATTACCTAATTCAAAAAATATTGAACCTGCTAAAAAAACTAAAGATAATTTATATTTGGAATAA